The Terriglobales bacterium DNA segment GCGATGGCCAGGTTCTCGGTCGTGGGAATCTGCTCCCGGAATTCCGGGACTTCCTTGTTGAGGAAGCGGTGATCCATCGCCTCCAACACCTCGCGGTTCAGGATCTCCTTCAGCTCCTTCAGGTCGAGGACGAAGCCCGAGCGCGCGTTCACCTTGCCCTTCACCGTCACTTCCAGCAGGTAGTTGTGCCCATGCCCCAGGGGATTGTTGCACTTTCCGAAGAGCCTGCGATTCTCCTCCGCGGAGAGCTCAGGGTTGTGATAGTAGTGCGACGCGGAGAACTCCGCCTTGCGGGTCAGGTAGACCACTCCGTTCGGGGCGGCTTTGGCTTTCTTGCTCACCGAATCGTCTCCATCGGGTGCGCCTCCGCGGCTGGCATCGCATTCGCCTCTTCGGGGCCGGCCTGAGGATAGGCTCTTCCCTTCCATTCCACCCTTCCCCGGATCCGATAATGCCGCGCGGAGCGCAGCAGCAAAGCGGCAAAGAGCGGCAGCCCGAAAACGGCCAGGTCGTTCTCCCTCGCGCCAAAATGCGCCCGGCGGATGCGCCCCAGGAACGCAATCCATGAGATGGCCAGCACCAGAAGCGCCAGCATCGCACCCCCGAAGTCGAATAGAAACGTTCCGAACGCCATGACGCCGGCGCCGGTAATGATCAGGAACTCCAGCGAGCGCAACACCGCCAACCGAATGGGGTGCGGGAAGAGCAGCGCCAGATTCTTGGTCCACCCTTCCCACATTTGCGCGAAGTCGCGGTACATGCGGGTCCGCACCGCCTCTCCACCATAGCGGAAGCGCAGGGCGCGTCCGGACTGCTTCACCCGGCGGGCGAGTGCGACGTCCTCCAAGAGCGAGCCGGCCACGGTGCGATGCCCCCCGATGGCGTCGTAGGCCTCGCGCGAAATCATCAAATACTGCCCGTTCGCGGCCGCCACCGGCGACTGCGGGTCGCAGACCAGCGAGGGCGGATATGCTCTCGCCAGCTCCGCAAAGATCACCGGCATCAGCGCCCGCTCCCAGAAGCCCTCAACCTCCTGCCGCGGAGAATAGGAGAGCAGAGCC contains these protein-coding regions:
- a CDS encoding 6-carboxytetrahydropterin synthase, which translates into the protein MSKKAKAAPNGVVYLTRKAEFSASHYYHNPELSAEENRRLFGKCNNPLGHGHNYLLEVTVKGKVNARSGFVLDLKELKEILNREVLEAMDHRFLNKEVPEFREQIPTTENLAIAIWNRLAPRLKRAELDRVRVYESPDLFVDYYGEQ
- a CDS encoding glycosyltransferase family A protein, encoding MPSNTSGAGQGNGGAPAVSVIVPARNEEQSLGRCLESLVAQQGVTFEILVVDDGSTDRTRAIAESFAPVQVMDAGPLPQGWTGKNHAVWQGAQRARGRWLLFTDADTVHEPGSLAAAAAEAERYGAALLSYSPRQEVEGFWERALMPVIFAELARAYPPSLVCDPQSPVAAANGQYLMISREAYDAIGGHRTVAGSLLEDVALARRVKQSGRALRFRYGGEAVRTRMYRDFAQMWEGWTKNLALLFPHPIRLAVLRSLEFLIITGAGVMAFGTFLFDFGGAMLALLVLAISWIAFLGRIRRAHFGARENDLAVFGLPLFAALLLRSARHYRIRGRVEWKGRAYPQAGPEEANAMPAAEAHPMETIR